The Mycobacterium seoulense genome has a window encoding:
- the fadD2 gene encoding long-chain-fatty-acid--CoA ligase FadD2, which yields MPNLIGLPGQAVAKVQQYLERGSAELHYVRKIFEAGAFRLEPPQNYAAMANDIYKWGEFGMLPSLNARRHPDRAACIDEEGEFTFSELDEAAHAVANGLLEMGVKGGDGVAVLARNTRWFLIAYFGAARVGARIILLNSEFSGPQIKEVSEREGAKLIIYDDEYTKAVSKAEPELGFLRALGTNPDADEPSGSKDETLADLIKRSSKSPAPKASKHSSIIILTSGTTGTPKGANRSTPPTLAPIGGILSHVPFKANEVTSLPAPMFHALGFLHGTIAMFLGSTLVLRRKFKPPLVLEDIEKYKVTAMVVVPVMLSRILDAVEKMDKKPDLSSLRIVFISGSQLGAELASRALKDLGPVIYNMYGSTEIAFATIAGPQDLEKNAATVGPVVKGVKVKILDDNGQERPQGEVGRIFVGNAFPFEGYTGGGHKQIIDGLMSSGDVGYFDEHGLLYVSGRDDEMIVSGGENVFPAEVEDLISGHPEVVEATAIGVEDKEWGHRLRAFVVKKDGSDVDEDTIKHYVRDHLARYKVPREVVFLEELPRNPTGKILKRELREMEVD from the coding sequence ATGCCTAATCTGATCGGCCTGCCCGGGCAGGCGGTTGCCAAGGTCCAGCAATACCTGGAGCGCGGCTCAGCCGAATTGCACTACGTGCGCAAGATCTTCGAAGCGGGTGCCTTCCGGCTGGAACCGCCGCAGAACTACGCCGCGATGGCCAACGACATCTACAAGTGGGGCGAGTTCGGCATGCTGCCGTCGCTGAACGCCAGACGCCACCCCGACCGCGCCGCCTGCATCGACGAAGAGGGCGAGTTCACCTTCTCCGAGCTCGACGAGGCCGCCCACGCGGTGGCGAACGGCCTGCTCGAGATGGGCGTCAAGGGGGGTGACGGGGTGGCCGTCCTGGCGCGCAACACGCGCTGGTTCCTGATCGCCTACTTCGGGGCCGCCCGGGTCGGCGCCCGCATCATCCTGCTCAACAGCGAGTTCTCCGGGCCGCAGATCAAGGAGGTGTCGGAGCGCGAGGGCGCGAAGCTGATCATCTACGACGACGAGTACACCAAGGCGGTCAGCAAGGCCGAGCCGGAACTGGGCTTCCTGCGGGCCCTGGGCACCAACCCGGACGCCGACGAGCCGTCGGGCAGCAAGGACGAGACCCTGGCCGACCTGATCAAGCGCAGCAGCAAGTCGCCCGCCCCGAAGGCGAGCAAGCACTCGTCGATCATCATCCTGACCAGCGGCACCACCGGCACCCCGAAGGGTGCGAACCGCAGCACCCCGCCGACGCTGGCACCGATTGGGGGCATCCTGTCGCACGTGCCGTTCAAGGCGAACGAGGTGACATCGCTGCCCGCGCCGATGTTCCACGCGCTGGGTTTCCTGCATGGCACCATCGCGATGTTCCTGGGCTCGACGCTGGTGCTGCGGCGCAAATTCAAGCCGCCGCTGGTGCTCGAGGACATCGAGAAGTACAAGGTGACCGCCATGGTGGTGGTGCCGGTGATGCTGTCGCGGATCCTCGACGCGGTCGAGAAGATGGACAAGAAGCCGGATCTGTCCAGCCTGAGGATCGTCTTCATCTCGGGCTCGCAGCTGGGGGCCGAGCTGGCCAGCCGCGCGCTGAAGGACCTGGGCCCGGTCATCTACAACATGTACGGGTCCACCGAGATCGCGTTCGCGACCATCGCCGGGCCGCAGGACCTGGAAAAGAACGCGGCCACGGTTGGCCCGGTGGTCAAGGGCGTCAAGGTCAAGATCCTCGACGACAACGGTCAGGAGCGGCCGCAGGGCGAGGTCGGGCGCATCTTCGTCGGCAACGCCTTCCCGTTCGAGGGCTACACCGGGGGCGGCCACAAGCAGATCATCGACGGCCTGATGTCCTCGGGCGATGTCGGCTACTTCGACGAGCACGGCCTGCTCTATGTCAGCGGCCGTGACGACGAGATGATCGTCTCCGGCGGCGAAAACGTGTTCCCCGCGGAGGTCGAGGACCTGATCAGCGGGCACCCCGAGGTGGTCGAGGCGACCGCGATCGGCGTCGAGGACAAGGAATGGGGCCACCGGCTGCGTGCCTTCGTGGTCAAGAAGGACGGCTCCGACGTCGACGAGGACACCATCAAGCACTACGTCCGCGACCACCTGGCGCGCTACAAGGTGCCGCGTGAGGTGGTCTTCCTCGAGGAGCTGCCGCGCAACCCGACGGGCAAGATCCTCAAGCGCGAGCTGCGCGAGATGGAGGTCGACTAG
- a CDS encoding ATPase — MNFNPSQIGPRAGTFRGPAPSAAPAGDAAPTERLTGLAQQAAPRMVGQPAPNQAGRVQRTRRTVDLPAATHRALDIWQREAADRLGVARVTGQEVLTALIDQLLVDPKLAAQITRAIRDRR, encoded by the coding sequence GTGAACTTCAACCCCAGCCAGATCGGACCCCGCGCCGGAACGTTTCGGGGTCCCGCGCCGTCCGCCGCGCCGGCGGGAGACGCCGCGCCCACCGAGCGCCTCACCGGGCTCGCGCAGCAGGCCGCCCCGCGTATGGTCGGCCAGCCGGCGCCCAACCAGGCGGGACGGGTTCAGCGGACGCGGCGCACCGTCGACCTGCCGGCGGCCACCCACCGGGCCCTGGACATCTGGCAGCGGGAGGCGGCCGACCGCCTGGGAGTCGCCCGGGTGACCGGACAAGAGGTCCTCACCGCGCTCATCGACCAGCTCCTGGTCGACCCCAAGCTCGCGGCGCAGATCACCCGCGCCATCAGAGACCGGCGCTGA
- a CDS encoding acyl-CoA dehydrogenase → MPIAITPEHQDLADSVRSLVARVAPSEALHAAMETPIDNPPPYWQAAADQGLQGLHLAESVGGQGFGILELAIVLAEFGYGAVPGPFVPSAIASALISANDPHAKVLSELASGAVIAAYAMDCCGLTATRHGDALVLRGEVRAVPAAAQASVLVLPVAIDSGEEWVVVPAEELEIEPVKSLDPLRPVAHVRANAVEIGADAALGNLSMATAHALMTTLLSAEAIGVARWATDTASQYAKIREQFGRPIGQFQAIKHKCAEMIADTERATAAVWDAARAIDEARENDWDITGSHVEFAAAVAATLAPAAAQRCAQDCIQVHGGIGFTWEHDTNVYYRRALLLAASFGRGSEYPQKVVHTATSTGLRAVDIDLDPDTEKLRDEIRAEVGALKALERDQRKVAIAEGGWTLPYLPKPWGRAAGPIEQIIIAQEFTAGRVKRPQMGIATWIIPSIVAFGTEEQKQRFLPPTFRGEMIWCQLFSEPGAGSDLAGLSTKATRTDGGWRITGQKIWTTAAQLSHWGALLARTDPSAPKHNGITYFLLDMRSEGVEVKPLRELTGNAMFNTVYIDDVFVPDECVLGEVNRGWEVSRNTLTAERVSIGSSEANFLATLAQFVEFVRDGQFDPVAQHRAGQLIAEGQAAKVLNLRSTLLTLAGGDAMPSAAISKLLSMRTGQGYAEFAVSSFGTDAAIGDTGQLPGKWGEYLLASRATTIYGGTSEVQLNIIAERLLGLPRDP, encoded by the coding sequence ATGCCGATCGCTATCACTCCTGAGCATCAAGACCTGGCCGATTCGGTGCGGTCGCTGGTGGCGCGCGTCGCGCCGTCCGAGGCGCTGCACGCGGCCATGGAAACGCCGATCGACAATCCGCCGCCGTACTGGCAAGCGGCCGCCGACCAGGGCCTGCAGGGCCTGCATCTGGCCGAATCCGTGGGCGGGCAGGGTTTCGGGATCCTCGAGTTGGCCATCGTGCTGGCCGAGTTCGGCTACGGCGCGGTGCCCGGGCCCTTCGTGCCGTCGGCGATCGCCAGCGCCTTGATCTCCGCCAACGACCCGCACGCGAAGGTGCTGTCCGAGCTGGCGTCCGGTGCCGTCATCGCCGCCTACGCGATGGACTGCTGCGGGCTGACCGCCACCCGCCACGGTGACGCGCTGGTGCTCCGCGGCGAGGTCCGCGCGGTGCCCGCGGCGGCGCAGGCCTCCGTGCTGGTGCTCCCGGTCGCGATCGACAGCGGCGAGGAGTGGGTGGTGGTGCCCGCCGAGGAACTCGAGATCGAGCCCGTGAAAAGTCTTGACCCGCTACGCCCGGTCGCCCACGTGCGCGCCAACGCCGTCGAGATCGGCGCCGACGCCGCGCTGGGCAACCTGAGCATGGCGACCGCGCACGCGCTGATGACGACGCTGCTGTCCGCCGAGGCGATCGGCGTGGCGCGCTGGGCGACCGACACCGCGTCGCAATACGCCAAGATCCGTGAGCAGTTCGGCCGGCCGATCGGCCAGTTCCAGGCCATCAAGCACAAGTGCGCGGAGATGATCGCCGACACCGAGCGGGCCACCGCCGCGGTGTGGGACGCCGCCCGCGCCATCGACGAGGCGCGCGAAAACGATTGGGACATCACCGGTTCCCACGTGGAGTTCGCGGCCGCCGTCGCGGCGACGCTGGCACCGGCGGCCGCCCAACGGTGCGCGCAGGACTGCATCCAGGTGCATGGCGGGATCGGCTTCACCTGGGAGCACGACACGAACGTGTACTACCGCCGGGCGCTGCTGCTGGCCGCCTCCTTCGGCCGCGGTTCGGAATACCCGCAGAAGGTGGTGCACACCGCCACCAGCACCGGCCTTCGGGCGGTCGACATCGACCTCGACCCGGACACCGAGAAGCTGCGGGACGAGATCCGCGCCGAGGTCGGCGCCCTCAAGGCGTTGGAGCGCGACCAGCGCAAGGTCGCCATCGCCGAGGGCGGCTGGACGCTGCCGTATCTGCCGAAACCGTGGGGCCGCGCCGCCGGCCCGATCGAGCAGATCATCATCGCCCAGGAGTTCACCGCCGGCCGGGTCAAGCGCCCGCAGATGGGCATCGCGACGTGGATCATCCCGTCCATCGTCGCCTTCGGGACCGAGGAGCAGAAACAGCGGTTCCTGCCGCCGACCTTCCGTGGCGAGATGATCTGGTGTCAGCTGTTCTCCGAGCCGGGCGCCGGATCGGACCTGGCCGGGCTGAGCACCAAGGCGACCCGCACGGACGGTGGCTGGCGCATCACCGGCCAGAAGATCTGGACCACGGCCGCGCAGCTCTCCCACTGGGGCGCGCTGCTGGCCAGAACGGACCCGAGCGCCCCGAAACACAACGGCATCACCTACTTCCTGCTGGACATGCGCAGCGAGGGCGTCGAGGTGAAGCCGCTGCGCGAGCTCACCGGGAACGCGATGTTCAACACCGTCTACATCGACGACGTGTTCGTGCCCGATGAATGCGTGCTCGGCGAAGTGAACCGTGGGTGGGAGGTCAGCCGCAACACCCTTACCGCGGAACGGGTTTCGATCGGCAGCAGCGAGGCGAACTTCCTGGCCACGCTCGCGCAGTTCGTCGAGTTCGTTCGCGACGGGCAGTTCGACCCGGTCGCGCAACACCGGGCCGGTCAACTGATCGCGGAGGGCCAGGCCGCCAAGGTGCTGAACCTGCGCTCGACGCTGTTGACGCTGGCCGGCGGCGATGCCATGCCGTCGGCGGCCATCTCCAAGCTGCTCTCGATGCGCACCGGGCAGGGGTACGCCGAGTTCGCGGTGTCCTCGTTCGGCACTGACGCCGCCATCGGCGACACCGGCCAGCTACCCGGCAAGTGGGGCGAATACCTACTGGCGAGCCGGGCCACGACCATCTACGGAGGAACATCCGAAGTTCAGCTGAACATCATCGCCGAGCGGCTGCTCGGGCTTCCTCGCGATCCCTAA
- a CDS encoding alpha/beta hydrolase: MTLHTGAAGVIREFVGLPSPTAGRAGAGGHPCQGVYHRGVGRKPKVAMIASHYQIDFSEHYLADYMATRGVGFLGWNTRFRGFESSFLLDHALVDIGVGVRWLREVQGVQTVVLLGNSGGGSLMAAYQSQAVEPNVTPLEGMRPAAGLTELPAADGYVATAAHPGRPDVLTAWMDAAVVDENDPVATDADLDLFNERNGPPYAPEFLTRYRRAQTARNHAITDWAERELKRVRAAGFSDRPFSVMRTWADPRMVDASIEPTRRQPNMCYAGLPVKANRSAHGIAAACTLRNWLGMWSLRVAQTRAEPHLARISCPALVINAEADTGVFPSDAQRIFAALASPDKTQASVDTDHYFTTPGARGEQADIIAKWIAKRFG, encoded by the coding sequence ATGACTCTTCACACCGGTGCCGCGGGAGTGATCCGCGAGTTCGTCGGTCTGCCGTCGCCCACCGCCGGGCGCGCCGGCGCGGGCGGGCATCCCTGCCAGGGGGTCTACCACCGCGGGGTCGGACGCAAGCCCAAGGTGGCGATGATCGCCTCCCACTACCAGATCGACTTCTCCGAGCACTACCTCGCCGACTACATGGCCACCCGCGGCGTCGGCTTCCTCGGGTGGAACACCAGGTTTCGCGGCTTCGAAAGCAGCTTCCTACTCGACCACGCACTGGTCGACATCGGCGTCGGGGTTCGCTGGCTACGGGAAGTGCAGGGAGTGCAAACCGTTGTGTTGCTTGGTAACTCGGGGGGCGGCTCGCTGATGGCCGCGTATCAGTCGCAAGCCGTGGAGCCGAACGTCACCCCGCTGGAGGGGATGCGGCCCGCGGCGGGCCTGACCGAGTTGCCCGCCGCCGACGGCTACGTGGCCACCGCCGCCCATCCGGGGCGGCCCGACGTGCTGACGGCCTGGATGGATGCCGCCGTGGTCGACGAAAACGACCCGGTCGCCACCGATGCCGACCTCGACCTGTTCAACGAGCGCAACGGCCCGCCGTACGCGCCGGAGTTCCTCACCCGCTACCGCCGCGCGCAGACCGCGCGCAACCACGCGATCACCGACTGGGCGGAGAGAGAGCTCAAACGCGTTCGCGCGGCAGGGTTTTCCGACCGCCCGTTCAGCGTCATGCGCACCTGGGCAGATCCCCGCATGGTCGACGCGAGCATCGAGCCGACCCGGCGTCAGCCGAACATGTGCTATGCCGGCCTTCCGGTCAAGGCCAACCGGTCGGCGCACGGCATTGCGGCGGCCTGCACCCTGCGCAACTGGCTCGGCATGTGGAGCCTGCGGGTGGCGCAGACCCGGGCCGAACCGCACCTGGCCCGCATCAGCTGCCCCGCCCTGGTCATCAACGCCGAGGCCGACACCGGTGTGTTTCCCTCCGACGCCCAACGGATCTTCGCCGCGCTCGCCAGCCCCGATAAGACGCAGGCGTCGGTCGACACCGATCACTACTTCACCACCCCGGGCGCCCGCGGCGAGCAGGCCGACATCATCGCCAAGTGGATCGCCAAGCGGTTTGGCTGA
- a CDS encoding VOC family protein, protein MIKPHNTNTEFELGGINHVALVCSDMARTVDFYTNTLGMPLIKSLDLPGGAGQHFFFDAGNGDCVAFFWFADAPDRVPGISSPGAIPGIGDITSAVSTMNHLAFHVPADKFDAYRRRLKEKGVRVGPVLNHDESPTQVSATVHPGVYVRSFYFQDPDGITLEFACWVKEFGQSDAQAVPRTAADRRPPVVAGR, encoded by the coding sequence ATGATCAAGCCGCACAACACCAACACGGAATTCGAACTCGGCGGGATCAATCACGTCGCCCTGGTCTGCTCGGACATGGCCCGAACCGTGGACTTCTACACCAACACCCTGGGCATGCCGTTGATCAAGTCGCTCGACCTGCCCGGGGGCGCGGGCCAGCACTTCTTCTTCGACGCCGGTAACGGCGACTGCGTGGCATTCTTCTGGTTCGCCGACGCCCCCGACCGGGTACCGGGCATCTCGTCGCCGGGCGCCATCCCCGGCATCGGCGACATCACCAGCGCCGTGAGCACCATGAACCATCTGGCCTTCCACGTGCCGGCCGACAAGTTCGACGCCTACCGCCGGCGCCTCAAGGAGAAGGGCGTGCGGGTGGGGCCGGTGCTCAACCACGACGAGAGCCCGACGCAGGTGTCGGCCACGGTGCACCCAGGGGTGTACGTGCGCTCGTTCTACTTCCAGGACCCGGATGGCATCACGCTCGAATTCGCCTGCTGGGTCAAGGAATTCGGTCAAAGCGATGCCCAGGCCGTGCCCAGGACCGCGGCGGACCGCCGGCCTCCGGTGGTCGCCGGTCGCTGA
- a CDS encoding condensation domain-containing protein has product MVALGNISEWQPPHGPLTTWTATPAAHEAARTAPLSELVPSYQQSQHLWTAHHGNALNRRLPRLMVVAWDIPGVCDIPAMTAAINAHVRGQDTYHSWFEIVEGVIVRRAIADPEVIEFAPTAFGPMSPDQARTHALTATPETLGWGCFTYGVVQGADHFTFYASVDHLHIDGVSAALIFLDIHLTYHELALGVGGGGLPARPELRSYRDYTARQREKVAGLTLSSPEIKDWIAFARETEGDWPSFPLPLGDTWASCQGDLVTVELLDAKGTESFDAACCAAGARFIGGVLACTALAERELTGKETYFGFTARDTRTTDVDAMTVGWFASLIPVTVPTAGDSFPEAARAAQKSFDSAKDLAAVPVQRVLELATPDELGIKLPTQLPMMVSFLDFRKIPLVGMWTEMNFGTYGDSLSAGGINMWINRHVERTTVTMSFPDNGIARESVQRYVAALVREFARVIDTTPDQPDVVAAEAHRTTGVGR; this is encoded by the coding sequence ATGGTCGCACTCGGAAACATCAGCGAATGGCAACCACCGCACGGCCCACTGACCACGTGGACGGCCACACCCGCGGCGCACGAAGCGGCTCGTACCGCGCCGTTGAGCGAACTGGTTCCGAGTTATCAACAGAGCCAACACCTCTGGACCGCTCACCATGGTAACGCGCTCAACAGAAGGCTGCCCCGTCTGATGGTGGTGGCCTGGGACATCCCCGGCGTGTGTGACATCCCGGCGATGACGGCGGCGATCAATGCCCATGTCCGCGGTCAGGACACCTACCACAGCTGGTTCGAAATCGTGGAAGGCGTCATCGTTCGCCGCGCGATCGCCGACCCCGAGGTCATCGAATTCGCTCCGACGGCGTTCGGGCCGATGAGCCCCGACCAAGCGCGCACCCACGCCCTGACGGCGACACCCGAGACGCTCGGATGGGGTTGCTTCACATACGGTGTCGTCCAGGGGGCAGACCACTTCACCTTCTACGCCAGCGTCGACCACCTGCACATCGACGGCGTCTCCGCCGCGCTGATCTTCCTCGACATCCACCTGACGTATCACGAACTGGCACTGGGCGTTGGAGGCGGCGGGCTCCCGGCTCGCCCCGAGCTGAGAAGCTACCGCGATTACACCGCGCGGCAGCGCGAGAAGGTGGCCGGGCTGACGCTGTCCTCCCCCGAGATCAAGGACTGGATTGCGTTCGCGCGCGAGACCGAAGGTGACTGGCCGAGCTTTCCGCTGCCGCTGGGCGACACGTGGGCCAGCTGCCAGGGTGACTTGGTCACGGTCGAGTTGCTGGACGCCAAGGGGACGGAGTCTTTCGACGCCGCCTGCTGCGCGGCGGGTGCCCGGTTCATCGGGGGAGTACTCGCGTGCACGGCGTTGGCGGAGCGCGAATTGACCGGCAAGGAAACCTATTTCGGCTTCACCGCCCGCGACACGCGGACCACGGACGTCGACGCGATGACAGTGGGATGGTTCGCCAGCCTGATCCCGGTCACCGTGCCGACGGCCGGCGACTCGTTCCCCGAGGCGGCGCGGGCGGCGCAGAAGTCTTTCGACTCCGCCAAGGACCTCGCCGCGGTGCCGGTCCAGCGGGTGCTGGAGTTGGCCACGCCGGACGAGCTGGGGATTAAGCTGCCCACGCAACTGCCGATGATGGTGTCGTTTCTGGACTTCCGGAAGATACCCCTCGTCGGGATGTGGACGGAGATGAACTTCGGGACCTACGGCGACAGCCTGTCCGCGGGCGGGATCAACATGTGGATCAACCGGCACGTCGAACGAACCACGGTGACGATGTCCTTCCCGGACAACGGGATAGCGCGCGAGTCGGTGCAGCGCTACGTGGCGGCGTTGGTCCGGGAGTTCGCTCGTGTCATCGACACCACCCCCGACCAACCCGACGTGGTTGCGGCCGAGGCGCACCGAACAACGGGGGTGGGAAGATGA
- a CDS encoding TetR/AcrR family transcriptional regulator — protein sequence MVRMSETSSARPYRGVEAAQRLATRRSRLLAAGLDILGAQRQSVSAVTVRGVCRQAGLAARYFYESFADKDEFVASVFDWVVAQLAATTQAAVATVPAPEQTRAGMANIVHTIADDARLGRLLFSTQLADPVIVRKRAESSALFAMLSGRHVGDALRVPENDRIKAAAHFVVGGVGQTISAWLAGDVRLEPDQLVDHLAALLDELAKPSLYRLTETAAEPRSDA from the coding sequence ATGGTTCGCATGAGCGAGACCTCGAGCGCGCGGCCGTATCGCGGCGTCGAGGCCGCGCAGCGACTGGCCACGCGCCGCAGCCGGCTTCTGGCCGCGGGCCTCGACATACTCGGCGCCCAGCGACAGAGCGTCTCGGCGGTCACCGTCCGCGGCGTGTGCCGCCAGGCCGGGCTGGCGGCCCGCTACTTCTACGAAAGCTTCGCCGACAAAGACGAATTCGTCGCTTCGGTGTTCGACTGGGTGGTCGCCCAGCTGGCCGCCACCACACAGGCCGCGGTGGCGACGGTGCCGGCGCCCGAGCAGACCCGTGCGGGCATGGCCAACATCGTGCACACCATCGCCGACGACGCCCGCCTCGGGCGCCTGCTGTTCAGCACGCAGCTGGCCGACCCGGTGATCGTGCGCAAGCGCGCCGAATCCAGTGCGCTGTTCGCCATGCTGTCGGGCCGGCACGTCGGAGACGCGCTAAGGGTTCCGGAAAACGACCGCATCAAGGCCGCGGCACACTTCGTGGTCGGCGGCGTCGGCCAGACCATCAGCGCCTGGCTCGCCGGTGACGTGCGACTGGAACCGGACCAGCTCGTCGATCACCTGGCCGCCCTGCTCGACGAGCTCGCCAAGCCCAGCCTGTACCGGCTCACGGAGACGGCCGCGGAGCCGCGTTCGGACGCGTGA
- a CDS encoding oxygenase MpaB family protein, which produces MAIHGAVHEPARHVERAIADPPRRSPARRSRRALGIDEGLMGVALLAGPANVIMQLARPGVGYGVMESRVESGRVDLHPIKRARTTFTYLAVATNGSDAQKEAFRRAVNRAHAQVYSTPESPVQYNAFDPELQLWVGACLYKGGVDIYRMFIGELDGEDADRHYREGMALATTLQVPPQMWPADRAAFDRYWQESLAKVHIDDAVREYLYPIAASRIPGLALPRPLQRACDSLALLITTGFLPQRFRDEMRLPWDAAKQRRFDRLMAALALVNRRLPRFIRQFPFNVLLADVDRRIRTGRPLV; this is translated from the coding sequence ATGGCGATACACGGCGCTGTTCACGAACCGGCACGGCATGTCGAGCGCGCGATCGCCGACCCGCCCCGGCGATCCCCCGCGCGGCGGAGCCGGCGGGCGCTCGGCATCGACGAGGGGCTGATGGGCGTCGCGTTGTTGGCCGGCCCGGCGAACGTCATCATGCAGTTGGCGCGCCCCGGTGTCGGCTACGGCGTCATGGAGAGCCGCGTCGAGAGTGGCCGCGTCGACCTGCATCCGATCAAGCGCGCGCGCACCACCTTCACCTACCTGGCCGTGGCGACCAACGGCAGCGACGCCCAGAAGGAGGCCTTCCGCAGGGCGGTGAACCGCGCGCACGCCCAGGTCTACTCGACCCCGGAAAGCCCGGTGCAATACAACGCCTTTGACCCCGAGCTGCAGCTGTGGGTCGGAGCGTGCCTGTACAAGGGCGGGGTCGACATCTACCGCATGTTCATCGGCGAGCTGGACGGCGAGGACGCCGACCGCCATTACCGCGAGGGCATGGCGCTGGCGACCACCCTGCAGGTGCCGCCACAGATGTGGCCCGCGGACCGGGCGGCGTTCGACCGGTACTGGCAGGAGTCGCTGGCCAAGGTCCACATCGACGACGCCGTCCGCGAGTACCTCTATCCCATCGCCGCCAGCCGCATCCCTGGGCTGGCGCTTCCGCGCCCGCTGCAACGCGCCTGCGACAGCCTGGCGTTGCTGATCACCACGGGATTCCTGCCGCAGCGGTTCCGCGACGAGATGCGCCTGCCCTGGGACGCCGCCAAGCAACGGCGCTTCGACCGGCTCATGGCGGCGCTTGCCCTGGTGAACCGGCGCCTGCCGCGGTTCATTCGGCAGTTCCCGTTCAACGTTCTGCTGGCCGACGTCGACCGCCGGATCAGGACGGGGCGCCCGTTGGTCTAG